The sequence below is a genomic window from Haloterrigena turkmenica DSM 5511.
CTTCGGCACCTGGTGTGGCCCCTGTATCGAACAGATGCCCGCGCTCGGCGAGGCCGCCGCGCAGTTCGGCGACGAAGTCCTGTTCTGTTCGGTCACCAACGAGTCGATCTCCGAGGCGGAGCTCGCCGACTGGTGGGACGAGCACGGCGGGAGCTGGACGGTGGGTATCGATCCCGCGGCCGAACTCTCCTCGGAATATCCCGGTGGCGTGCCCCGGGCCGTCGCCATCGATGACGGAGGATCGGTTCAGTGGTCGAGTACGGGGACCAAGAGCGCCGACGAACTCGTCGCCGGGATCGAACAGGCGATCGCGGAAAGCGACGTCGAATCGGCATGATTCCCGACGCGTCGCTGCTCACGCCGATCGCCTTCGCGCTGACCGCCGGGATCGCGACGTTCTTCTCGCCGTGTTCGTACCCTCTCTTGCCGGGCTACGTCGGGTTCTACGTGAGTCAGACGGAGGACGACGAGGCCTCCCTTTCCGGTGCGCTCGGTCGCGGTCTCGTCGCCGGAGTCGGTGTCCTCGGGACGTTCGCTGCGCTTCTGGTCGCCGCCTACTGGATCGGCCACTCGAGGCTCTCGGGGATCGTCCTCTTCGAACCGATCGTCGGCGCGATCCTGATCGCGTTCGGCGCGTTGATCGTCCTCGATCGGGCGCCCTCGCTTTCGGTGGCGTTACCCAAACGCCGCTCGAGCGTGCTCGGGTTCGCGGTCTTCGGCGCGGGCTACGCGCTGGCAGCGGCGGGCTGTGTGGCGCCGCTGTTTATCGGCGTCGTCGCGCAGGCGCTCTCGCTTCCGCCGTTCGAGGCGGCGCTCATCGTCGGCACCTACATCGGCAGCGTCGTCGTGTTGATGGTCTCGCTGACCGTCGCGACGGGAATGGGACTGGTCGCGGGCGCCGGTCGACTGGCCGCCCACAGTCGGCTCCTCGAGCGACTCGCGGGCGTCGTCATGATCGTCGCCGGAGTCGGCCAGCTGTACCTCGCCGTCGTTGTCCTCGACGTCATCTGATCGTCGGCGGGGTGGTTCCCCAGTCGCAGCCGTGCTCCGTGACTCGGATGCCATTCACACGCAAGGCGAGCCGTCGTTGCGCTCGTGCCCGTACGCGGGGAGGATGGATTCCAAACGACCCGACGTTCGATTGGACGACTCGCCCGGCGAAGAAGGGATCGTGACGAAACGGGACGACTCGTCCGCGACGTCTCGCTCCGATTCGCTGCTCGAACGCCTGCGCAGTCTTTTGCGGCGGTAGACGGACGATTACGGCTCCTCGAGCAATCCGAGATCGTCGGCGGCCAGATCGGCGATGCGGTCGGCGATGTCGGGGTCGACGGTCGCAACGTCCTCGCCGTCGTGGAGCTGTGCGTTGTGTCGCTCGACCGCGTCGGCGACGTCCGGCAGCGACACGCGCGAGGTCGTCTCGCACTCGGGGCAGACGATCGGTACCTGCGGGTCGTCCGAGTCGTTCGGAGCTGTCATGTCCGCTACTCTCGAGCGCACCGTCAAAATCGCACTGGTTGGGGGTCGGACGGGAATTGCGCCAGCGGCTCGTCGTCAGCCCGTCCGCCGGACGGCGACGAGCGCTGCGGCCGTCAGCGCGACGACGACCGCGGGGACGCCGAACCCGGGCATCTCGCTGCTCCCGTCGTCGCTTCCGTCACCGTCCGTCTCGTCCGCGGGCGGCGATTCGGTCTCGTTGTTGGAATCGCTGGTATTCTTGTCGTCGGTCGCATTGGTGCCGTCGCCGTCGTTCGTACCGTCGTCCACGACGGAGCCGCCGTCGGCACCCGTCACGTCGCTATCGAGCTGGAGGACGACGATGACCTGGCCGTGCGAGGCGTTCGGCCGGTAGGTCCAGCCGCCGCCGGCCTCCTCGTAGGGCTCGGCGGCTTCGAGCGGGTCGATGTCGGTCTCCCACGTGTCGTGGGCCTTCTGGATGTAGCCGACGACCTCGATCTTGTCGGCGTGCTCGCCGCTGACTTGCGCCTCGCCGTACTCGATCGTCGCGTCCTCGGGGTGACCGTGCATCTCGATGGTGTGAGAGTCCATGTAGCCGTCGCCCTGCGGGAGATCGTCGGTCGTGCCGAACTGATCGGCGTCGAGCGGTCGATCGTAGTGCTCGGTCAGCGGAAGCTGGACAGTCACCGGATCGGCGTGGGAGTGCCACGACGTCGTCTCGCCGGTCGGGATCGTGACGGTCGTGTTGGGAACCGTTTCGCCGACGATCGGCTCGCCCGCCTCGTTGAGCAGCGTCACGCCGATCTTCCCGGAGCCGTCGCCGAGGTACGGCGACCGGTACTCGTCCCGCGGGTTGACGTAGCTGACCCAGTCACCGTTGCTGGCCTCGTAGTACAGTTCGCCTTCTTCGGGCGCCGGTTCGACGTACGCCTCTTCCGAGACGTTCTGGGCCGTGTCGTCCTCCTGTGCGCTCGCGCCGGCGGTCGCGTCCGCCGCGGGAGCACCGCTCGCCGCAGCGGTCATCCCGACCGCGCCGAGCGAGCCGACCAGCAGGAGCGCGACCAGTCCGGCGGCGACGGCGTTTTTCGACGGAATCATGCACCGCCCTCCGCGCGAGTCGCGACCGTCATCGCTCGTTCGTCAGTTGCATCTCCGAACACCGGCGATTCGTCCGCTCGAGTCCTCGAGCGGGACCGCCGTGGTGCGTGTAAGCGGGGCCGTGTCATCGAATTCGATTCCCACAGTCATCGGTTTTTATATGAATTGCGTACCGGAACGTTAGGATTGTATATGTGTCACCTACCGGTCGGTAGTCGGTGATCTCCACGCCGGTACGGCCGCCGAGACGGGCGATACGGCTGACTGATAGTCTCGATCCGCTTGCGTCCGCGGGCCGAACCGACTTCCGGATCGCGTTCGTACGCTATCAGATGCGCTTTCGATCCGCCGCCGGCGAGGCCGACCAATCGACGCGTGAATCGCCACCGGACGCGACCGAATCCGCCTCGAGTACGTCGCCCCTTCGAACGTTCCTGTTCGTCGCCGCCGGGACCGCCGCCGTCGCGTACGTCCTCTCGCGACTCCGCTCGTCGGGCGACGGCGAGGGGGTCGACGCGTCGCTCGAGACGGTTCGCGATCGGACCGCGGCGGCCGTTCCGGACGCGGTCGAGGAGCGGGTTGCAGCGGCCGTTCCGACCGAGTCACAGCCGATCCCGATCGGCGGCCGTGAGTCCGAGGAGGACGACGCCGGCGGTGACGCCGAACCGATCGACGAGTCGGACGTCAACGCCGATCTCGCCGACGAGCCGTCGCCTACCAAGGTCTCCTCGGGGACCAGCGAGGAGATTCAGGACAAACCGGCCGAACCGGGCGAGATGGCGGTCGACGAGGATGTCGAGGAACTGGTCGACGACGTGGACGGCGAAGAAGCAGACGCTGACGAGTCTGAGACTGACGAATCAGACGCTGACGAATCGGATACTGACGAGTCGGCGACGGACGAATCGGACGTCGACGAGGAGTAGCGGTGCTCGCCGGTGTATCGAACGCACGGCGCGTGTTCTCCCCTCGGTCGAATCTGTGCGGGACGCTCGAGTCCCCGAATCGACGTCGGTATCACCCACTCGAGTCCCCGAACCGAGTCTCGAACACTCGCGCTCGAATCCCTCGATCGGCCGTCCGAACGCCAGCCGGTCCTACCGGGAACGTGGTGCTTATCCGGTTCTCGCCCATAGCGCGCAGTGATGAGTGAGGGCGACGTCGCGGCGTTTACGCACCTCGGACCGACCGTTCGCGGGGCGCTGTCCGAACGCGGCTTCTCGACGCCGACGGCACCGCAGCGACTGGCGATTCCGCCGCTGTCGGCCGGCCAGCACACGCTCGTGATCGCACCGACCGGGAGCGGCAAGACCGAGACGGCGATGTTGCCCGTTTTCGACCATCTGGTTGCGGATGACGGACCGCCAGAGGGGTTCGGAGCGCTCTATATCACCCCGCTGCGGGCGCTCAACCGCGACATGCGCGAACGCCTCGAGTGGTGGGGCGAGTACTTAGATCTCGAGGTGGACGTCCGCCACGGCGACACCACGCAGTATCAGCGGGGCAAACAGGCCGAGGATCCGCCGGACGTCCTGGTCACGACGCCGGAAACCGTCCAAGCGATGCTGACCGGCGAGCGTCTGCGCGAGGCGTTGCAGGACGTCTCCCACGTCGTGATCGACGAGGTGCACGAACTCGCGGCCTCCAAGCGAGGGGCACAGCTGGCGATCGGCCTCGAGCGCCTGCACGATCTGGCGGGCGACATGCAGCGGATCGGCCTCTCGGCCACGGTGGGCGATCCGGGGGAGGTCGGGCAGTTCCTGACCGGCGGCCGGCCCTGCGAGATCCGGGAGATCGACGTCGGCAGCAACGTCGACGTCGCCGTCCGTAATCCGGAGATCACTGCGGAGGACGAGCGGCTCGCGGGCGAACTGATGACCGAGCCGGACACGGCCAGCCACGTCCGGCTGATCCGCGATATCGTCGCCGAGAACGAGTCGACCCTGATCTTCGTCAACACGCGCCAAACTGCGGAGGCGCTGGGATCGCGGTTCAACGAACTCGACCTCCCGATCGGCGTCCACCACGGCTCGCTCTCGAAGGAGGCCCGCATCGAGGTCGAGGACCGGTTCAAAGCGGGCGAGCTCGACGGTCTGCTCTGTACGTCTTCGATGGAGCTGGGGATCGACGTCGGCCGGGTCGACCACGTCGTCCAGTACAAGAGCCCGCGGCAAGTGACGCGATTGCTGCAGCGAATCGGACGAGCGGGGCACCGGCAGGACGAGGTCTCGAGCGGCACCATCGTCACGACCCGGCCGGACGACACGTTCGAGGCGCTTTCGATCGCTCGCCGCGCCCGCGACGGCGAGGTCGAACCGGCCGCGATCCACGAGGGGAGCCTGGACGTCGTGGCCAACCAGCTTCCGGGGATCGTCCAGAGCCGCGGCGACACCCGCTTTCGGGAGGCTTACGAGACGATCACGCGCGCGTATCCGTTCCGCGACGTGCCCGAGGAGACGGTCCGCGAGGTCGCCTCGGAGCTCCACCGCAACCGAATCATCTGGTTCGACGAGGGAGAGGACTGCCTCGAGACCACCGGCGGCACCTGGCAGTACGTCTACTCGAACCTCTCGATGATCCCCGACGAGGAGACCTACGAGGTCCACGACATCGCCTCGAGCCAGCAGATCGGGACCCTAGACGAGCGGTTCGTGGTCAACTTCGCCCAGCCGGGCGAGGTCTTCATCCAGCGCGGCGAGATGTGGCGCATCGCCGAGATCGACGACGAAGAGGCCCGCGTGAAGGTGAGTCCGATCGAGGATCCCGCCGGCGAGGTGCCGTCGTGGATCGGTCAGGAAATCCCCGTCCCCGCTGCGGTGGCGGGCGAAGTGGGGGAGATTCGGGCCGTCGCGGAGCCGCAGCTGTCGGCGGGGGCGGACGCCGCCGCGGTCGGCCGCGAGCTGGCCCATCGGTATCCGGGCGACGAGTACACGCTGACCGAGGCCTGCGAGCAACTCGAGCGTCAGGTCGACGCGGAGACGCCGATGCCGACGGCGGATCGGCTCGTCCTCGAGCGACGGGGTCGGACCGTCGTCCTGAACGCGCCCTTCGGGCACACGGCCAACGAGACGCTCGGTCGCGTGCTCTCCTCGCTGCTCGGCCAGCAGGCGGGCTCTTCCGTGGGGCTGGAGACCGACCCCTACCGGATCGAACTCGAGGTGCCGAACTCGGTCGCGACCAGCGACATTCTGGCGGTGCTCGAGGAGACCGATCCCGGCCACGTCGAGGCGATCGTCGAACTCGGACTGAAGAACTCTGACGCGCTGGCCTTCCGGCTGGCGCAGGTCTCGGCGAAGTTCGGCGCGCTCAAGCGCTGGCAGAGCAACGGTTCCGGTCGGCTCTCGAACGAACGACTGCTCGCGGCCTTGGAGGACACGCCGATGTACCAGGAGTCGATCCGCGAGGTGTTCCACGAAGATCTGGACGTCGAGCGGGCGAGCGCGGTCCTCGAGGGGATCCAGTCGGGCGAGATCGAACTGGTGACCCACCGCGGTCGGACGCCGGTCGGGCAGGGCGGCCGCTCGTCGGGCGGGAAGGAGCTGCTGGCGCCGGAGAACGCCGACGCGAGCGTCATCAACACGGTCCGCGAGCGCCTGCAGAACGACCGGATCATCCTGCTGTGTACCCACTGCAAGGAGTGGAAGGCGAAGACGAAGGTCCGCCGCGTGGCCGACCAGCCCGAGTGCGGCGAGTGCGGCTCGACCCGGATCGCGGCGCTGAACCCGTGGGCCGACGAGGTCGTCGACGCGGTTCGCGCCGCGGAGAAAGACGAGGAACAGGAGAAGATGACCGAGCGCGCCTATCGGAGCGCGAGTCTCGTCCAGAGCCACGGGAGGCAGGCCGTCATCGCGATGGCGGCCCGCGGCGTCGGTCCGCACAACGCCGCCCAGATCATCAACAAACTCCGAGAGGACGAGGACGAGTTCTACCGCGACATCCTCTCGAA
It includes:
- a CDS encoding PGF-CTERM sorting domain-containing protein, translated to MIPSKNAVAAGLVALLLVGSLGAVGMTAAASGAPAADATAGASAQEDDTAQNVSEEAYVEPAPEEGELYYEASNGDWVSYVNPRDEYRSPYLGDGSGKIGVTLLNEAGEPIVGETVPNTTVTIPTGETTSWHSHADPVTVQLPLTEHYDRPLDADQFGTTDDLPQGDGYMDSHTIEMHGHPEDATIEYGEAQVSGEHADKIEVVGYIQKAHDTWETDIDPLEAAEPYEEAGGGWTYRPNASHGQVIVVLQLDSDVTGADGGSVVDDGTNDGDGTNATDDKNTSDSNNETESPPADETDGDGSDDGSSEMPGFGVPAVVVALTAAALVAVRRTG
- a CDS encoding cytochrome c biogenesis CcdA family protein — translated: MIPDASLLTPIAFALTAGIATFFSPCSYPLLPGYVGFYVSQTEDDEASLSGALGRGLVAGVGVLGTFAALLVAAYWIGHSRLSGIVLFEPIVGAILIAFGALIVLDRAPSLSVALPKRRSSVLGFAVFGAGYALAAAGCVAPLFIGVVAQALSLPPFEAALIVGTYIGSVVVLMVSLTVATGMGLVAGAGRLAAHSRLLERLAGVVMIVAGVGQLYLAVVVLDVI
- a CDS encoding TlpA family protein disulfide reductase; this translates as MRRRELLAGLGSAGVVVGGGAAAVYGLPSVDRLLDENEDDSREPIEIETIDAPGSDAGTVPIPDLGRVTFVDFFGTWCGPCIEQMPALGEAAAQFGDEVLFCSVTNESISEAELADWWDEHGGSWTVGIDPAAELSSEYPGGVPRAVAIDDGGSVQWSSTGTKSADELVAGIEQAIAESDVESA
- a CDS encoding DEAD/DEAH box helicase translates to MSEGDVAAFTHLGPTVRGALSERGFSTPTAPQRLAIPPLSAGQHTLVIAPTGSGKTETAMLPVFDHLVADDGPPEGFGALYITPLRALNRDMRERLEWWGEYLDLEVDVRHGDTTQYQRGKQAEDPPDVLVTTPETVQAMLTGERLREALQDVSHVVIDEVHELAASKRGAQLAIGLERLHDLAGDMQRIGLSATVGDPGEVGQFLTGGRPCEIREIDVGSNVDVAVRNPEITAEDERLAGELMTEPDTASHVRLIRDIVAENESTLIFVNTRQTAEALGSRFNELDLPIGVHHGSLSKEARIEVEDRFKAGELDGLLCTSSMELGIDVGRVDHVVQYKSPRQVTRLLQRIGRAGHRQDEVSSGTIVTTRPDDTFEALSIARRARDGEVEPAAIHEGSLDVVANQLPGIVQSRGDTRFREAYETITRAYPFRDVPEETVREVASELHRNRIIWFDEGEDCLETTGGTWQYVYSNLSMIPDEETYEVHDIASSQQIGTLDERFVVNFAQPGEVFIQRGEMWRIAEIDDEEARVKVSPIEDPAGEVPSWIGQEIPVPAAVAGEVGEIRAVAEPQLSAGADAAAVGRELAHRYPGDEYTLTEACEQLERQVDAETPMPTADRLVLERRGRTVVLNAPFGHTANETLGRVLSSLLGQQAGSSVGLETDPYRIELEVPNSVATSDILAVLEETDPGHVEAIVELGLKNSDALAFRLAQVSAKFGALKRWQSNGSGRLSNERLLAALEDTPMYQESIREVFHEDLDVERASAVLEGIQSGEIELVTHRGRTPVGQGGRSSGGKELLAPENADASVINTVRERLQNDRIILLCTHCKEWKAKTKVRRVADQPECGECGSTRIAALNPWADEVVDAVRAAEKDEEQEKMTERAYRSASLVQSHGRQAVIAMAARGVGPHNAAQIINKLREDEDEFYRDILSKEREYARTQSFWD